A stretch of the Candidatus Aquicultor sp. genome encodes the following:
- a CDS encoding radical SAM protein: MSLQAETGTRIKQVALIEAGSPGLNIYSHVAMGRGVTVLASVVNNAGYSVKAFIEDVSGKDSIDWDYVKEAQVIGFSSITCTLPRTALLIEKARQANPSAVIVLGGPEPTCNPERSLRLGVDYVVRGEGEQVILEFLEALESGPISDIRGVSWLEDGVVHNCERSVQLTKEAVNKLPITDHSLVHKAEKCTVGSVWRSRGCPQRCDFCEVWQIWPRYVVREDEQAVQEAMNAQETGRPVVFLIDDNAAGNKTSFKQFLRMAIDAGFMRHLVVQLRADVVFNKDGSVDRELLKLLKKVAASTIVCVGVESADDGNLDDMHKNIDSKTMARALKIMRRYGLIIHGMLIALANDTLETIRKNGDFAIRYLSTLQYLFETPLPGTIKTAQHEAEDRIMFTDLKDLSYYDGMHITLRSDNTDPIEMQNAVIREYRRFYSAGRVAKAFITGLLFRFRFLNPGQKQYLRQLVLGKRLYWWLRFHLEYKLVQWSLLAVGRRRVRDFLKDPAFSEYRMRLGSMS, encoded by the coding sequence ATGAGCTTGCAAGCTGAAACAGGAACGCGCATCAAGCAAGTAGCCCTTATCGAGGCAGGCTCCCCGGGCCTTAACATTTATTCCCACGTTGCCATGGGCCGCGGCGTCACGGTTCTGGCGTCCGTCGTCAATAACGCCGGCTACAGCGTCAAAGCCTTTATCGAAGACGTTAGCGGTAAAGATTCTATTGACTGGGATTATGTAAAAGAAGCCCAGGTTATCGGGTTTTCTTCGATAACCTGCACGCTGCCCCGAACGGCGTTACTTATTGAGAAAGCTCGTCAAGCAAATCCATCGGCCGTGATAGTGCTCGGTGGCCCGGAACCAACCTGTAACCCTGAACGGAGCTTACGGCTCGGCGTAGATTACGTGGTGCGCGGTGAGGGCGAGCAGGTGATTTTGGAGTTTTTAGAGGCGCTGGAGAGCGGTCCGATTTCAGATATTAGAGGAGTAAGCTGGCTGGAAGACGGAGTTGTGCACAATTGCGAGCGAAGCGTCCAGCTTACCAAGGAGGCGGTGAACAAACTCCCGATAACCGACCATTCCCTGGTCCACAAGGCGGAAAAATGCACGGTCGGGTCGGTATGGCGGTCGCGCGGGTGCCCGCAGCGCTGTGACTTTTGTGAAGTTTGGCAGATATGGCCGCGCTATGTTGTGCGGGAAGACGAGCAGGCCGTCCAGGAAGCGATGAACGCCCAGGAAACAGGACGCCCGGTCGTTTTTCTTATAGATGATAATGCGGCCGGCAACAAAACCTCGTTCAAGCAGTTTCTTCGGATGGCGATTGATGCGGGCTTTATGCGGCATCTTGTTGTTCAGCTCAGGGCGGACGTTGTGTTTAATAAGGATGGCAGTGTCGACCGGGAGCTGCTCAAATTACTTAAGAAAGTAGCCGCATCAACGATAGTCTGTGTAGGGGTTGAGTCTGCCGATGACGGAAATCTCGATGATATGCATAAAAATATCGATTCTAAGACGATGGCGCGGGCGCTAAAGATCATGCGCCGCTACGGTTTGATTATCCATGGTATGCTCATTGCATTAGCCAATGATACGCTTGAAACAATACGCAAGAACGGCGATTTTGCGATAAGATACCTGTCGACGCTTCAATACCTGTTTGAAACACCCCTACCGGGAACGATAAAGACGGCGCAGCATGAAGCAGAGGATCGAATTATGTTTACCGATCTTAAAGACCTATCTTATTACGATGGTATGCATATTACATTGCGATCCGACAATACGGATCCGATTGAGATGCAAAACGCAGTTATTCGAGAGTACCGGCGGTTCTACTCAGCAGGCCGGGTAGCAAAAGCGTTTATAACCGGGCTGCTGTTTCGTTTCCGCTTCTTAAACCCCGGGCAGAAACAGTATTTGCGACAGCTGGTATTGGGCAAACGGCTCTACTGGTGGCTGCGCTTCCATCTTGAATATAAATTGGTGCAGTGGAGCCTGCTCGCCGTCGGCAGGAGGCGGGTTCGGGACTTTCTCAAGGACCCTGCTTTTAGTGAGTACCGGATGAGGTTGGGCTCGATGTCATAA
- a CDS encoding NapC/NirT family cytochrome c: MKSGSRRLLVIVGSVIVVVVALLVTAMFATSNPRFCNTCHEMNSGYNAWRVSFHSKVDCEACYLNPRPVNFVISKVQALSEVYYHFTNTYQKPINKDSQLSKTMPSSVCTPCHKPPARVTTKTLIFVHPQHLEEGLTCAYCHNRISHGVFNGYRT, encoded by the coding sequence ATGAAATCTGGCTCACGCCGTCTACTAGTAATCGTAGGTAGTGTAATTGTCGTGGTTGTTGCGCTTCTTGTCACCGCTATGTTTGCGACATCGAACCCACGCTTTTGCAACACATGCCACGAGATGAACAGCGGCTATAATGCCTGGCGAGTTTCCTTTCACAGTAAAGTCGATTGTGAAGCGTGCTATCTTAACCCGCGGCCGGTTAATTTTGTTATCAGTAAGGTACAGGCGCTGAGCGAGGTCTACTATCATTTTACGAACACATACCAGAAACCGATAAACAAGGACAGTCAGCTTAGTAAGACGATGCCGTCATCTGTTTGCACGCCATGCCATAAGCCCCCGGCACGCGTAACGACCAAAACGCTCATCTTTGTGCACCCGCAACACCTTGAGGAGGGCCTCACCTGCGCGTATTGCCACAACAGGATCAGCCACGGGGTATTCAATGGATATCGGACCTGA
- a CDS encoding ABC transporter ATP-binding protein, with amino-acid sequence MLRLVKYLKPYTMAVVALFVLVFAQVMADLQLPDYMAKIVNHGIVGENTSLILTTGFWMLLISLLGAACSIGVGFLAARIATGFSMNLREKVFSRVESFSLTEFDKFSTASLITRSTNDIQQIQMVLIMLFRMVLAAPIMGIGAIFKAYGMAPSMTWIIALSVTIIIGMMVLLFSIAMPKFKLLQKLVDKLNLVTRENLTGLRVIRAFNTEEHEQEKFERANTELTRINLFVNRLMVVMQPMMMLLLNFTSIGIVWIGSHMIGTGNLLIGDMIAFMQYAMQVIWSFLMISLIFIMVPRASVSGQRVAEVIETEPAINDPYNPVAFAEDKKGVVEFNNVTFSYPGADSPVLQNISFTAYPGETTAFIGSTGSGKSTLVNLIPRFYDVTAGQVLVDGVDIREVKQERLREKIGYVPQKGVLFSGTISSNISYGSPEALDEEVRKASNTAQADEFIEQLEEHFETPISQGGINVSGGQKQRLSIARALIIKPDIYIFDDSFSALDFKTDAALREALSAETQNSTVLIVAQRISTIMNADKIIVLDEGKVVGIGRHKELLKDCSVYEEIASSQLSEEELAGSIVNSDNGKQSQLVEKDLV; translated from the coding sequence ATGCTGAGATTAGTAAAATATCTGAAACCATACACAATGGCTGTTGTCGCACTTTTTGTTTTAGTGTTTGCCCAGGTAATGGCAGATTTACAGTTACCGGATTACATGGCCAAAATCGTGAACCATGGTATCGTCGGAGAAAATACAAGCCTTATCCTTACCACAGGCTTTTGGATGCTGCTCATCTCCCTGCTGGGCGCGGCATGTTCTATCGGTGTCGGTTTCCTGGCGGCGCGGATCGCAACCGGCTTTTCGATGAACCTGCGCGAGAAGGTCTTTTCAAGGGTAGAGAGTTTCTCGCTCACTGAATTTGATAAGTTCTCAACGGCGTCCCTTATAACACGCTCAACCAACGATATCCAGCAAATACAAATGGTGCTGATCATGTTGTTCAGAATGGTGCTTGCGGCGCCCATCATGGGTATCGGCGCCATATTTAAAGCGTACGGCATGGCTCCGTCGATGACCTGGATCATCGCTCTCTCGGTTACCATAATTATCGGGATGATGGTGCTTCTGTTCTCTATTGCCATGCCGAAATTTAAGCTCCTCCAAAAACTGGTTGATAAGCTTAATTTAGTGACGCGGGAAAACCTAACAGGGCTTCGCGTCATCAGGGCTTTTAATACCGAAGAACACGAGCAAGAAAAATTCGAGCGGGCCAATACCGAACTTACGAGAATCAACCTATTCGTAAACCGCTTAATGGTCGTTATGCAGCCGATGATGATGCTTCTGCTTAACTTTACCTCGATCGGCATCGTGTGGATCGGATCGCATATGATAGGTACCGGGAATCTTTTGATCGGCGACATGATAGCTTTTATGCAGTATGCCATGCAAGTCATTTGGTCCTTCTTAATGATTTCGCTCATATTTATAATGGTTCCGCGCGCCTCGGTGTCCGGGCAACGAGTGGCCGAAGTTATAGAGACCGAACCGGCCATTAACGACCCGTACAATCCGGTTGCTTTTGCTGAAGATAAAAAAGGCGTTGTCGAGTTTAACAACGTGACATTCTCGTATCCCGGCGCCGATAGCCCGGTTTTACAAAATATTTCATTTACGGCATACCCTGGGGAAACTACCGCATTTATCGGCAGTACCGGAAGCGGAAAGTCGACGCTGGTTAACCTTATCCCCCGTTTCTATGATGTAACCGCCGGCCAGGTGCTCGTGGATGGCGTCGATATCCGTGAAGTAAAGCAAGAACGTCTTCGCGAGAAAATCGGCTACGTACCGCAAAAGGGAGTTTTGTTCTCAGGAACGATAAGCAGCAATATCTCGTACGGTTCGCCGGAAGCTTTGGATGAAGAGGTACGCAAAGCTTCAAATACCGCCCAAGCCGATGAATTCATCGAGCAGCTTGAAGAGCATTTCGAAACGCCGATTTCGCAGGGTGGCATCAATGTCTCCGGCGGTCAAAAGCAGCGCCTCTCAATTGCCAGAGCGCTGATTATAAAGCCGGATATCTACATATTTGACGATAGCTTTTCGGCACTCGATTTTAAAACAGACGCCGCATTACGAGAAGCGCTCAGCGCTGAGACACAGAATTCGACAGTGCTCATCGTCGCGCAAAGGATAAGCACAATCATGAATGCCGACAAGATTATCGTCCTTGACGAAGGCAAAGTCGTAGGCATAGGCCGGCATAAAGAGCTGCTGAAAGACTGCAGCGTTTATGAAGAGATTGCATCGTCGCAGTTATCTGAAGAAGAATTAGCCGGCAGCATAGTTAATAGCGATAACGGCAAACAATCACAGCTTGTGGAGAAGGATTTAGTATGA
- a CDS encoding ABC transporter permease has translation MRKFLVLLKKEVKELLTLQTIAPLLFTVLLFMFMGSVVGQEGKKAAARQSVFVLDQDNSATSKAAIAALSESNLNVRVYRNQDVNSVIKETQANQGTVVIVFPAGFGKDVAGAKFSQIKVYSIVGSLSFVRLGAGTSAQATAVINNYISDQIIASAAPRSDPQRFKNPVKVMPSVVVGDKTAAIGLEQVTGFIMSQSTFIPVILFIVIILAAQMIAAAVASEKENKTLETLLSAPISRATLAFAKMVASGLLALVAAVIYMFSFRYYMTGIAGSVGANSGGVVASRAIEQLGLVLTPTGYMLLGVSLFFSILCALSVALILGALAENVRSAQSLVMPLIIVVVLPYVLVLFMDINTISPWLRYLVYAIPFSHTFLATPSLFFGNYLAVLYGIAYEAAFFAVLVYIASRIFASDMILTMKLSLKRR, from the coding sequence ATGAGAAAATTTTTAGTGCTTTTAAAAAAAGAGGTTAAAGAGCTTTTAACCCTCCAGACGATAGCTCCGCTGCTCTTTACGGTTCTTCTTTTCATGTTTATGGGCAGCGTCGTCGGCCAAGAAGGAAAGAAGGCGGCAGCCAGACAAAGCGTCTTTGTGCTTGACCAGGATAATTCAGCCACTTCCAAGGCGGCTATTGCTGCGCTTTCGGAATCGAATCTCAACGTGCGTGTTTACAGAAACCAGGACGTCAATTCGGTCATCAAAGAAACGCAAGCTAACCAGGGAACGGTTGTTATCGTGTTCCCGGCAGGGTTCGGCAAAGACGTGGCCGGTGCTAAGTTTTCTCAAATTAAGGTCTATAGTATTGTGGGCAGCCTCTCGTTTGTGCGCTTGGGTGCCGGTACTTCAGCGCAAGCCACGGCCGTAATTAATAACTATATTAGCGACCAGATCATAGCTTCGGCTGCCCCGCGAAGCGATCCGCAGCGGTTTAAGAACCCGGTAAAAGTAATGCCGAGTGTGGTTGTCGGCGATAAAACGGCCGCAATCGGCCTTGAGCAGGTTACCGGCTTCATAATGTCGCAGAGCACCTTCATCCCGGTGATTCTCTTTATCGTTATTATTCTTGCGGCTCAGATGATAGCGGCAGCGGTTGCTTCCGAAAAAGAGAATAAGACGCTTGAGACACTGCTTTCGGCGCCTATAAGCAGGGCGACGCTGGCGTTCGCAAAAATGGTTGCATCCGGCCTGCTGGCTCTTGTTGCTGCCGTGATCTATATGTTTAGCTTTAGGTACTACATGACGGGAATAGCCGGCAGTGTCGGCGCGAACTCCGGGGGTGTGGTGGCAAGCCGTGCTATCGAACAACTGGGGCTTGTTTTAACGCCAACCGGGTATATGCTTCTCGGCGTTTCCCTCTTCTTTAGCATACTCTGTGCTCTGTCGGTAGCCCTTATCCTTGGCGCGCTTGCCGAAAACGTCCGAAGCGCTCAATCTCTGGTAATGCCGCTTATAATAGTCGTCGTTCTGCCCTATGTCTTAGTGCTCTTCATGGATATCAACACAATCTCCCCATGGCTTAGGTACCTGGTTTACGCCATCCCATTTAGTCATACGTTTCTTGCTACACCAAGCCTCTTCTTTGGGAACTATCTAGCTGTTCTATATGGGATTGCTTACGAGGCGGCTTTCTTTGCCGTACTTGTTTACATCGCAAGCCGTATTTTCGCTTCGGATATGATTTTGACGATGAAGCTCTCTTTGAAACGTCGTTAG
- a CDS encoding ABC transporter ATP-binding protein: MSDRNTETTQQPLGPRGKGGPGSAGAGPGRGPFGGGFGGGHMMAGGKAKDFKGTMGSLIQYMRPFWASIILVLVFAIASTGFAIVSPRILGDMTNQVVKDYTNIVIYDQVTSKLPKGVSIPPGTTGADIIKQAPPAVLKKIPADKLNKIKTLDFSKRPSINFNKIADYALLLIGLFVLSALFGYIQGWIMSSVSQKTSYNFRQDISAKINRMPLKYFDTQKHGDVLSRVTNDVDTVNQTLNQSLTQIVTSITMIIGIVGMMFSISWLLTLVTFLILPLSFGFIGAVVKRSQKHFKNQQVTLGKINGHVEEMYAGHKIVKAFNGEKRSVEDFQAINKELYGSAWKSQFLSGLMWPIMNFIGNLGYVGVAVLGGWLAVRGTINIGDIQAFIQYVRQFNQPVAQMANVANVLQSTAASAERVFEFLGEDEEIPETERPVELAKVNGGVEFDNVVFGYDPEKTVIKGFRANIEPGQRVAIVGPTGAGKTTLVNLLMRFYDVDKGSIKIDGVDIRDMKRADLRSIFGMVLQDTWLFNGTIKENIAYGNLNATNDEIIAAAKAAHVDHFVHSLPSGYDMVLNEEADNISQGEKQLLTIARAMLAGPPILILDEATSSVDTRTELLIQKAMDSLMKDRTSFVIAHRLSTIRDADLILVIDDGNIVEQGNHDELLLANGFYASLYNSQFAVASVAMA; the protein is encoded by the coding sequence ATGAGCGATAGAAACACTGAAACCACACAACAACCTTTAGGGCCTCGCGGCAAAGGCGGTCCGGGTAGTGCCGGGGCTGGGCCTGGCAGAGGACCATTTGGCGGAGGCTTCGGCGGCGGCCATATGATGGCGGGCGGGAAAGCCAAAGACTTCAAGGGCACTATGGGTAGCCTCATACAATATATGCGGCCATTTTGGGCTTCAATAATTCTTGTGCTCGTTTTTGCGATAGCAAGTACCGGCTTTGCAATTGTGAGCCCCCGAATACTTGGAGATATGACCAACCAGGTCGTCAAAGACTACACCAACATCGTCATCTACGATCAGGTTACCTCGAAGCTACCGAAGGGTGTGTCGATTCCCCCCGGCACAACCGGCGCGGATATCATAAAACAAGCACCACCGGCCGTGCTTAAGAAGATACCGGCCGACAAACTCAATAAAATTAAAACGCTCGATTTTTCCAAGCGTCCGAGTATCAATTTTAATAAAATTGCGGATTACGCCCTGCTTTTGATCGGCTTATTTGTGTTGAGCGCGCTCTTCGGCTACATCCAGGGTTGGATTATGTCGAGCGTGTCGCAGAAAACATCGTATAATTTCCGGCAAGACATATCCGCAAAAATTAACCGCATGCCGCTTAAATACTTCGACACACAAAAACACGGCGACGTGCTGAGTCGCGTTACGAACGATGTAGATACCGTGAACCAGACGCTCAATCAAAGCCTGACCCAGATCGTGACCTCGATCACCATGATTATCGGTATCGTGGGAATGATGTTCTCGATAAGCTGGCTTTTGACGCTGGTCACGTTCCTGATTCTTCCACTCAGCTTCGGCTTTATCGGCGCGGTTGTTAAGAGGTCGCAAAAGCACTTTAAGAATCAACAAGTAACGCTTGGAAAAATCAACGGGCACGTCGAAGAAATGTACGCCGGGCATAAAATCGTTAAGGCCTTTAACGGCGAAAAACGCTCCGTCGAAGATTTTCAGGCTATCAACAAAGAGCTTTACGGCAGCGCGTGGAAATCGCAGTTCCTCTCCGGTCTCATGTGGCCGATTATGAACTTTATCGGCAACCTGGGATACGTCGGCGTTGCCGTGCTGGGCGGCTGGCTTGCAGTGCGAGGCACTATCAATATCGGTGATATCCAGGCGTTCATTCAATACGTGCGTCAATTCAACCAACCGGTAGCACAGATGGCAAACGTTGCCAACGTGCTGCAATCAACCGCAGCTTCAGCCGAGCGCGTCTTTGAGTTCCTCGGCGAAGACGAAGAGATCCCGGAAACCGAAAGGCCTGTTGAGCTTGCAAAAGTTAACGGTGGCGTGGAATTCGACAACGTTGTATTTGGCTATGACCCGGAAAAAACCGTCATCAAAGGCTTCCGCGCAAATATAGAACCGGGTCAAAGAGTGGCGATTGTCGGCCCGACCGGCGCCGGTAAAACAACACTGGTTAACCTGCTGATGCGCTTCTACGATGTCGATAAAGGCTCGATCAAGATTGACGGTGTCGACATCCGCGACATGAAGCGTGCTGATTTAAGAAGTATCTTTGGAATGGTCTTACAGGATACCTGGCTCTTTAACGGCACCATCAAGGAAAACATCGCATATGGCAACCTCAATGCGACCAATGATGAGATTATTGCCGCGGCTAAGGCTGCCCACGTCGACCATTTCGTACATTCGCTGCCGAGCGGCTATGATATGGTTCTCAACGAAGAGGCGGATAATATCTCGCAAGGTGAAAAGCAGCTTCTCACGATAGCTCGAGCCATGCTAGCAGGTCCACCGATTCTGATTCTCGATGAGGCCACAAGCTCGGTCGATACGCGAACCGAATTGCTCATACAAAAAGCGATGGACAGTCTTATGAAAGACAGAACGAGCTTTGTTATCGCACACAGGCTGTCGACCATTAGAGATGCCGATTTAATACTCGTCATTGATGATGGCAATATCGTTGAACAGGGCAATCACGATGAACTGCTCTTAGCAAACGGGTTTTATGCTTCACTGTACAACAGCCAGTTTGCAGTAGCCTCTGTAGCGATGGCGTAA
- a CDS encoding PASTA domain-containing protein, whose translation MDDVIFGGRYRATEKIAVFDGKETYTGADESGAPIVLKTIVLMQTDVQDRLLRDAAVLAEISHANVGRVYGSGREGAECWVAREYVPGSDLKTVLVDDGRLGPVTAASYAARACDALSATHARDVVHGDIKPQNIIRTPQNHIKVVDFGFGAITYDTIASGGALPETADYISPEQAQGYLPSPASDVYSLGVVLYELTTGTVPFRGDTARDTAAMQVDTIPVRLRQINAGIPATLEAIILRAMAKQPTDRYRSAEEMRQDLDRFIEEQEIPSTPPRRPIWPWVIGAIALVLLIAGAAYAIIGRTGTIPNVIGETQTQAESTINNAGFSVGNISQLATTTVQPGIVLKQTPGGGTNARLGSAIDLTVSEGPQPVAVPDVTGQTETDAATSLQAAGFTVKTVQAFSDTVPTGSVISQSPIAGASANPGSMVTITVSEGPTPSSTTTSSTTSTTILQVTVPNVVGQSQAAATSTLQAAGFIVRVNQAFNDTVPAGGVITQAPTAGSLANSGSTATIVVSRGPAPTSTTSST comes from the coding sequence ATGGATGATGTGATATTCGGTGGCAGATACCGTGCAACTGAAAAAATTGCTGTTTTTGACGGTAAGGAAACCTACACGGGGGCCGATGAAAGCGGCGCGCCTATTGTACTCAAAACGATAGTGCTCATGCAGACCGATGTCCAGGACCGGCTCTTGAGGGATGCCGCGGTACTAGCAGAGATTTCTCACGCAAACGTGGGTCGCGTGTATGGTTCCGGCAGGGAAGGCGCTGAGTGCTGGGTGGCGCGAGAATACGTCCCGGGAAGTGATTTAAAGACGGTTCTCGTAGACGATGGGCGTCTCGGGCCCGTCACAGCCGCCTCATATGCCGCCCGGGCATGTGACGCCCTCTCCGCTACGCATGCCAGAGATGTTGTGCATGGCGATATTAAACCGCAAAATATCATACGAACGCCTCAGAATCATATCAAAGTGGTTGATTTTGGTTTTGGGGCTATAACATATGACACTATTGCTTCTGGCGGCGCACTGCCAGAAACCGCTGATTATATCAGCCCGGAGCAAGCACAAGGGTACCTTCCATCCCCGGCATCGGATGTCTATTCACTCGGTGTCGTGCTTTATGAACTTACCACCGGCACGGTACCGTTTAGAGGAGATACTGCCAGGGATACTGCCGCTATGCAGGTCGATACTATTCCGGTGAGGCTACGGCAGATCAACGCAGGTATCCCGGCAACGCTGGAAGCCATTATCCTGCGCGCCATGGCGAAGCAGCCAACCGATCGCTACAGGTCGGCCGAGGAAATGCGCCAGGATCTTGACAGGTTTATTGAAGAGCAGGAAATTCCGAGCACGCCACCCAGGCGGCCTATCTGGCCGTGGGTCATTGGGGCAATCGCCCTGGTGCTGCTTATCGCGGGGGCAGCGTATGCAATAATCGGACGTACCGGCACCATACCTAACGTTATCGGCGAAACGCAAACGCAGGCTGAAAGCACAATCAATAACGCCGGGTTCTCCGTTGGCAACATATCGCAGCTTGCAACAACGACGGTTCAGCCGGGAATCGTTTTAAAGCAAACACCCGGAGGGGGTACAAATGCGCGGTTAGGTTCAGCGATCGATCTAACCGTCTCAGAGGGGCCACAACCGGTGGCTGTTCCCGATGTAACCGGGCAAACCGAAACCGATGCGGCAACGAGTTTGCAGGCTGCCGGGTTTACCGTGAAGACGGTTCAAGCCTTCAGTGACACAGTCCCGACCGGCAGCGTCATATCGCAGTCGCCTATAGCGGGGGCATCGGCAAACCCCGGCTCTATGGTAACCATTACGGTATCAGAAGGCCCAACACCGTCGAGCACAACTACCTCGAGCACCACGTCCACAACTATCCTTCAAGTAACGGTGCCGAATGTGGTCGGGCAGAGCCAGGCTGCTGCAACGTCGACGTTGCAGGCTGCGGGATTTATTGTGAGGGTCAACCAAGCCTTTAACGATACGGTTCCGGCAGGAGGAGTTATTACGCAAGCACCGACGGCGGGAAGCTTAGCTAACAGCGGTTCAACCGCCACGATAGTGGTATCGAGGGGCCCGGCCCCGACGAGCACAACATCTAGCACATAG
- a CDS encoding MarR family transcriptional regulator, with amino-acid sequence MNKEQTMQHAYELAHALKTFRRTTLIVRDNSGLKNAEKFFLLLLASLNNGAPVKPSEAAKELNVTLAAVTHYINSLEGQGLVVRTPSPDDRRVVLVSLSERGKETVDSLRKIHLEEIRGIVEYLGDKDSAAFVALITKITEYVKQTGAAKESLEHEGKVKQHICSHNNETSTIG; translated from the coding sequence GTGAATAAAGAACAGACTATGCAACACGCCTACGAACTTGCACACGCATTAAAAACATTTCGGCGTACAACCTTAATAGTAAGAGATAATTCGGGCTTGAAGAATGCCGAGAAGTTCTTTCTGTTGCTTCTAGCCAGCCTTAACAACGGGGCTCCGGTGAAGCCTTCAGAAGCCGCGAAAGAATTAAATGTGACCTTGGCGGCCGTGACCCATTATATTAATTCGCTCGAAGGACAAGGTTTAGTGGTTAGAACGCCATCGCCCGATGATAGGCGAGTCGTTCTTGTCAGCCTTTCCGAGCGGGGTAAGGAAACCGTCGATAGTCTTAGAAAAATCCACCTAGAAGAAATCCGTGGAATTGTGGAGTATCTCGGTGACAAGGATAGCGCTGCATTCGTCGCCTTAATTACAAAAATTACTGAGTACGTAAAACAAACCGGCGCTGCCAAAGAAAGTTTGGAGCATGAAGGCAAAGTTAAGCAGCACATATGCTCGCACAACAATGAAACCTCTACAATTGGATAA
- a CDS encoding ABC transporter ATP-binding protein — protein MNEVLQVENLKKNYGAFEALMGISFDVKKNEIFALIGPNGAGKTTTLRIIATILHPSAGSVKVAGLDIVDNAEQVREAISYLPEDAGAYKNLTGSYYLRFMSELFIADKKSQDEAMKMAAGITGLGDRLNNKIGTYSKGMMRKLLLARALMTRPKLAILDEPTSGLDVINALEIRNTIRQFTQMGMSVLLSSHNMLEIEYLSDRVAIIDRGIIHDTGTSTELKEKYNANNLEEVFAEVAR, from the coding sequence ATGAATGAAGTCTTACAGGTTGAAAACCTAAAGAAGAACTACGGCGCGTTTGAAGCTCTTATGGGCATTAGCTTTGATGTCAAGAAAAATGAAATCTTTGCCTTAATAGGACCGAACGGCGCCGGAAAGACAACGACGCTGCGAATCATCGCCACTATCCTGCACCCCTCGGCCGGCTCTGTAAAGGTAGCGGGTCTAGATATCGTGGACAATGCCGAGCAGGTTCGTGAAGCCATAAGCTACCTGCCCGAAGACGCGGGGGCATACAAAAACCTTACCGGTAGTTACTATCTGCGTTTCATGTCCGAACTCTTTATCGCCGACAAGAAATCCCAGGATGAGGCGATGAAGATGGCGGCCGGTATCACCGGCCTCGGTGATAGGCTAAACAACAAAATCGGTACGTATAGTAAAGGCATGATGCGCAAGCTGCTTTTGGCCAGGGCACTGATGACCAGGCCAAAGCTCGCCATTCTCGACGAACCGACAAGCGGTCTTGATGTAATAAACGCTCTAGAGATTCGTAATACCATCAGGCAATTTACGCAGATGGGAATGTCGGTATTGCTCTCAAGCCATAATATGCTCGAAATAGAGTACCTCTCCGATAGGGTTGCGATCATTGACCGTGGAATCATTCATGACACCGGAACGTCAACAGAACTCAAAGAAAAATATAACGCGAACAACTTAGAGGAAGTCTTCGCCGAGGTTGCCCGATGA